Proteins encoded by one window of Vidua chalybeata isolate OUT-0048 chromosome 8, bVidCha1 merged haplotype, whole genome shotgun sequence:
- the SFR1 gene encoding swi5-dependent recombination DNA repair protein 1 homolog, whose product MEESVLDKLPSLCSTPKDSGAAPAQGTSSGKQHMSAALRERLRKTRRSFNTSFTVAKRLKIDTEEKDTAGADTGSLPETSTDCSRLQDGSENLEGNGTGHTCFESPSQESDLCGSAENSDVLQVDLGQQQSLEEKVKLVKQVQEKEELLRRLKLVKMYRSKNNLSELQALIVKWRSSTQLMLYELQSAFSADGKKVSLTQLIDTFGLEDQLLHYSRTEEDFVDA is encoded by the exons ATGGAAGAGTCAGTGCTGGATAAATTGCCATCTTTGTGCAGTACTCCAAAGGATTCTGGGGCAGCACCTGCACAGGGCACTAGTTCAGGTAAACAG CATATGAGTGCAGCTCTGAGGGAACGATTAAGGAAAACAAGACGTTCATTTAACACCAGTTTTACAGTGGCAAAGCGACTCAAAATagacactgaagaaaaagacaCTGCTGGTGCTGACACAGGGTCCTTGCCAGAGACGAGTACAGACTGTTCCAGGTTACAAGATGGTTCTGAAAACCTGGAAGGAAATGGCACTGGACATACATGTTTCGAAAGTCCCTCACAGGAGAGTGATCTCTGTGGATCAGCAGAGAATTCGGATGTGCTACAGGTTGATCTTGGTCAGCAACAGTCCCTTGAAGAGAAAGTAAAGCTGGTGAAACAAGTGCAAGAGAAGGAAGAGCTACTTCGTAGGCTCAAACTGGTGAAGATGTATCGATCCAAG AACAACCTGTCTGAGCTGCAGGCTTTGATAGTGAAGTGGAGAAGCAGCACCCAGCTGATGCTGTATGAGCTGCAGTCAGCCTTTTCTGCAGATGGCAAGAAAGTGAGTCTCACTCAGCTCATCGACACTTTTGGGTTAGAAGACCAGTTACTGCACTACAGCAGAACAGAAGAAGATTTTGTAGATGCATAA